A region from the Gemmatimonadaceae bacterium genome encodes:
- a CDS encoding FAD-dependent oxidoreductase, protein MTVHHYDLVITGAGPAGMTAALYGARALLRTVVLERGEPGGELLNTEYLENFISYPKVLGRDLAAKFAAHAREAGAELLEFTGVDSVSKRSDGMFETVCENGDVYVSPAVIVTAGGTPVKLGIPGELEYAGRGVSYCAVCDANFFKGHHIAVVGGGDAAVEESGYLTGYGSKVTLIHRRSELRASKILQQRLFDNPKISVIWNTVAEEVLGENGLMTGLRLRNVETGATQVLDATGLFVFVGFKPNTGIIRGHLEHDVNGYVITDMTMMSPSVPGLFVAGDMRAQLTRQVTTAAGDGTTAAVAAEKYVKAFMEAKREQRSAETMEFRAVEESHAGIRGLAR, encoded by the coding sequence ATGACCGTCCACCACTACGACCTTGTCATCACCGGCGCAGGCCCCGCGGGCATGACGGCGGCCCTCTATGGCGCCCGCGCGCTGCTTCGGACGGTGGTGCTCGAACGCGGGGAGCCCGGGGGCGAGCTGCTCAATACCGAGTACCTCGAGAACTTCATCAGCTATCCCAAGGTGCTTGGCCGCGACCTCGCCGCAAAGTTCGCGGCGCACGCCCGCGAGGCCGGTGCCGAGCTCCTGGAGTTCACGGGCGTCGACTCCGTGAGCAAGCGCTCGGATGGAATGTTCGAGACGGTCTGCGAGAATGGCGACGTGTATGTCTCACCTGCCGTCATCGTGACGGCTGGGGGCACGCCGGTGAAGCTGGGCATTCCGGGCGAGCTGGAGTACGCGGGTCGTGGCGTTTCGTACTGCGCCGTTTGCGACGCGAACTTCTTCAAGGGCCATCACATCGCCGTCGTTGGCGGGGGCGACGCCGCGGTCGAGGAGTCGGGATACCTCACCGGCTACGGCTCGAAGGTGACGCTGATTCACCGGCGAAGCGAGCTGCGGGCGTCGAAGATCCTCCAGCAGCGGCTCTTTGACAATCCGAAGATCAGCGTCATCTGGAATACCGTGGCTGAAGAGGTTCTGGGCGAAAACGGTCTCATGACCGGCTTGCGACTGCGCAACGTCGAGACGGGAGCGACGCAGGTGCTCGATGCCACGGGGCTCTTCGTCTTCGTCGGGTTCAAGCCCAACACCGGCATCATCCGCGGGCACCTGGAACACGACGTCAACGGATACGTCATCACGGACATGACGATGATGTCACCATCGGTGCCCGGCCTTTTCGTGGCGGGCGACATGCGCGCGCAACTGACGCGTCAGGTGACGACGGCCGCCGGCGACGGCACCACGGCCGCCGTCGCCGCCGAGAAGTACGTGAAGGCGTTCATGGAGGCGAAGCGCGAGCAGCGGTCCGCCGAAACGATGGAGTTCCGCGCCGTCGAGGAGTCGCACGCCGGGATTCGCGGGCTCGCGCGTTAG
- a CDS encoding iron-sulfur cluster assembly accessory protein has translation MSAHVQPEVSVTVTPVAAVEVKRFMEAEQVSPDVGGLRVSVQPGGCSGFKYGLLIEDAPADDDYVLTQDGFKMFVDPFSAQYMNQVIIDYVSSMQGSGFTFKNPNATGGCGCGSSFNA, from the coding sequence ATGTCCGCCCACGTCCAGCCGGAAGTCTCCGTGACCGTCACCCCGGTCGCGGCCGTTGAAGTCAAGCGATTCATGGAGGCCGAACAGGTGTCGCCAGACGTGGGTGGCCTGCGCGTGAGCGTCCAGCCGGGCGGCTGCAGCGGCTTCAAGTACGGCCTGCTGATCGAAGATGCCCCGGCTGACGACGACTATGTGCTCACGCAGGACGGCTTCAAGATGTTCGTGGACCCGTTCTCGGCGCAGTACATGAATCAGGTGATCATCGACTACGTCTCGTCGATGCAGGGCTCCGGTTTCACCTTCAAGAACCCGAACGCCACAGGTGGCTGCGGGTGCGGCTCCTCGTTCAACGCCTGA
- a CDS encoding PHP domain-containing protein → MTDGRAPDAVPPGPCIDLHLHSTASDGSRSPEDVVASALAAGLHTIALTDHDTVAGVAAARKAAEGSSLTVIAGVELSAYQGDEETHLLGLHIEDVDAMDAGLHAFREARHARGEAMVARLNAIGVKITFADVLEQAGEGAIGRPHVAKALVEHGWARDLRDAFDRYLGNGRPAYLEKRRLTMRDAIAMVHDCGGLAVLAHPGQHGNKARLAALQIQGLDGAEVLHPSHGLEDRRRLLEAVDALGMVPSGGSDSHGAVEGPRVIGAMRVPLAWLERQRERLAERRRGARVA, encoded by the coding sequence GTGACGGACGGGCGGGCACCCGACGCGGTGCCGCCCGGCCCGTGCATCGACCTCCACCTGCACTCGACGGCGTCGGACGGATCGCGGTCGCCGGAAGACGTGGTGGCGTCGGCCCTCGCGGCGGGACTCCACACCATCGCGTTGACCGACCACGACACGGTGGCCGGAGTGGCGGCCGCGCGGAAGGCGGCCGAGGGCAGCTCCCTGACGGTCATCGCCGGGGTCGAACTCTCGGCCTACCAGGGCGACGAGGAGACGCACCTGCTCGGACTGCACATCGAAGATGTTGATGCGATGGACGCCGGGCTCCACGCCTTTCGCGAGGCGAGGCACGCACGCGGCGAGGCCATGGTGGCGCGGCTGAACGCGATCGGCGTCAAGATCACGTTCGCCGATGTGCTGGAGCAGGCCGGTGAGGGCGCGATCGGGCGACCCCACGTCGCCAAGGCGCTGGTCGAGCACGGATGGGCCCGGGATCTGCGCGATGCGTTCGATCGTTATCTCGGCAACGGCCGCCCCGCATACCTGGAGAAGCGCCGGCTGACGATGCGCGACGCCATTGCCATGGTGCACGACTGCGGTGGCCTCGCGGTCCTCGCCCACCCGGGCCAGCACGGCAACAAGGCGCGGCTCGCGGCGCTGCAGATACAGGGTCTGGATGGCGCCGAGGTGCTGCACCCCAGCCACGGGCTGGAGGATCGACGCCGGCTGCTCGAGGCCGTCGACGCGTTAGGCATGGTGCCGTCGGGCGGTTCGGACTCCCACGGCGCGGTCGAGGGCCCGCGCGTGATCGGGGCGATGCGCGTGCCGCTCGCCTGGCTCGAGCGCCAGCGCGAGCGCCTCGCCGAACGACGCCGCGGCGCGCGGGTGGCCTGA
- a CDS encoding SDR family oxidoreductase encodes MSAPVALVTGGGKRVGAVVAQALAGRGFRVAVHYNTSSEEARRTVAAIGHGAKAFGAELGDAEAPRRLVNDVMQAFGRLDVLVNSASNFIRAPIDRVDVETWNRILDVNLRAPFFLALEAAKQMREGGCIVNMSDLAAFEAWPDYIPHGVSKAGVTYMTRALATQLAPRVRVNAIAPGVVLLPDDASPEQSEQLRRSTPLRRHGSPEDVARAVLYLVDAEFVTGDVLFVDGGRHVRR; translated from the coding sequence TTGTCCGCGCCCGTCGCGCTCGTCACCGGAGGCGGCAAGCGCGTCGGCGCCGTGGTGGCGCAGGCCCTCGCCGGGCGTGGCTTTCGCGTCGCGGTGCACTACAACACGTCGAGCGAAGAGGCCAGACGGACGGTGGCCGCGATCGGCCACGGTGCCAAGGCGTTCGGGGCGGAGCTTGGTGACGCGGAGGCGCCGCGCCGGCTGGTCAATGACGTGATGCAGGCATTCGGTCGCCTCGACGTCCTCGTCAACTCCGCGTCGAACTTCATCCGGGCTCCGATCGACCGTGTCGATGTCGAGACCTGGAACCGCATCCTCGACGTGAATCTGCGCGCGCCCTTCTTTCTCGCGCTGGAGGCCGCGAAGCAGATGCGCGAGGGCGGGTGCATCGTGAACATGTCGGATCTCGCCGCGTTCGAGGCATGGCCCGACTACATCCCGCACGGCGTGTCCAAGGCCGGGGTGACGTACATGACGCGCGCCCTCGCCACGCAGCTCGCGCCTCGCGTCCGGGTGAATGCCATCGCGCCAGGGGTCGTGTTGCTGCCCGACGACGCCAGCCCGGAGCAATCCGAACAGCTGCGCCGCTCCACGCCGTTGCGTCGTCACGGGTCGCCGGAGGACGTCGCGCGCGCGGTGCTCTACCTCGTCGACGCCGAGTTCGTGACCGGCGATGTACTTTTCGTCGATGGCGGGCGGCATGTGCGCCGCTGA
- a CDS encoding thiamine pyrophosphate-dependent dehydrogenase E1 component subunit alpha — MASKGPTTGGRGSKAGGKTGTAAPKAGAASRTAATPRPSDRLTREQKLELYHWMRLTRTLEERLVALYRQTKVVGGLFRSLGQEADAVGSCFALERRDIMSPLIRNMGAMLVKGATPLEILRQYMAKGDSPTRGRELNIHFGDLDRGFIGQISPLGDMVPVMAGVTLSFRMRGEDRVGLVYVGDGATSTGAFHEGINLAAVQRCPLVVIVESNQYAYSTPTHKQTAAKQMIDKAAGYGVPGLQADGNDVLAVYDATKTAVDYARAGHGVTLVELVTYRRKGHAEHDNQSYVPEGEVDWWAANNDPIDRYHARLRSEFAFTVADLDAVDQRVRREVDAATELAEQSPQPEPLDALDGVYADPPREEPLWFREGTRSAVERNERAEGWGTWNAKPEAQR, encoded by the coding sequence ATGGCGTCGAAGGGCCCGACAACAGGAGGCAGGGGATCGAAAGCCGGGGGCAAGACGGGCACTGCCGCCCCGAAGGCGGGCGCTGCATCGCGCACGGCCGCCACGCCGCGTCCCTCGGACCGGCTGACGCGCGAGCAGAAGCTCGAGCTGTACCACTGGATGCGCCTGACGCGCACCCTCGAGGAGCGCCTGGTTGCCCTGTACCGGCAGACCAAGGTCGTGGGCGGTCTGTTCCGCTCGTTAGGCCAGGAAGCCGACGCGGTCGGTTCGTGTTTTGCCCTCGAGCGCCGCGACATCATGTCCCCGCTGATCCGCAACATGGGGGCGATGCTCGTGAAGGGCGCCACGCCGCTCGAGATCCTGCGGCAGTACATGGCCAAGGGCGACTCGCCAACACGGGGACGCGAGCTGAACATCCACTTCGGTGACCTCGATCGCGGCTTCATCGGTCAGATCTCCCCGCTGGGAGACATGGTACCGGTGATGGCGGGCGTCACGCTGTCGTTCCGGATGCGCGGTGAAGATCGCGTGGGGCTCGTCTATGTCGGCGACGGCGCGACGTCCACCGGCGCCTTCCACGAAGGCATCAACCTCGCCGCCGTGCAGCGCTGTCCGCTGGTCGTGATCGTCGAGAGCAACCAGTACGCCTACTCCACGCCCACGCACAAGCAGACGGCAGCAAAGCAGATGATCGACAAGGCCGCAGGCTACGGTGTGCCGGGGCTCCAGGCCGACGGGAACGACGTGCTTGCGGTCTACGACGCGACGAAGACGGCAGTGGACTACGCACGCGCGGGACACGGCGTGACGCTGGTCGAGCTGGTCACCTATCGCCGCAAGGGCCACGCGGAGCACGACAATCAGTCATACGTGCCCGAGGGCGAGGTCGACTGGTGGGCCGCGAACAACGACCCCATTGATCGGTATCACGCGCGCCTGCGCTCGGAATTCGCATTCACGGTCGCGGACCTCGACGCGGTGGACCAACGGGTCCGTCGTGAGGTCGACGCGGCCACCGAACTTGCGGAGCAATCTCCACAGCCGGAGCCGCTGGACGCGCTCGATGGTGTCTACGCCGACCCTCCGCGTGAAGAACCACTCTGGTTCCGGGAGGGCACGCGTTCGGCCGTCGAGCGCAATGAGCGCGCCGAAGGCTGGGGTACGTGGAACGCCAAGCCGGAGGCGCAGCGCTGA
- a CDS encoding alpha-ketoacid dehydrogenase subunit beta has protein sequence MAEITYLEAIRQALFDEMERDPNVFCIGEDIGKFGGAFKVTEGLEAKFGEARVIDSPISEIGIVGAAAGAAHMGLRPVVEMQFIDFIANAYDILTNYVATARYRAFLPCPMVVRGPSGGYVRGGPFHSQNPEAGFIHTPGLKVVYPSTAEDAYGLMKAAIRDEDCVLFFEHKYLYRRVKGTLPSGDGVVPIGKARTAREGKDLSILTYAAATWKALEAAEQLEREDGLSVEVIDLRSLAPLDDEAILASVRKTSRALVVHEDTRTGGIAGEITARINESCFSWLDAPVMRVTAHDIPLPYAPQLEDFVLPQSSDVVRAARWVAAY, from the coding sequence ATGGCCGAGATCACCTATCTGGAGGCGATCCGCCAGGCGCTCTTTGACGAGATGGAGCGCGATCCCAACGTCTTCTGCATCGGAGAGGACATCGGAAAGTTCGGCGGAGCATTCAAGGTCACCGAAGGGCTCGAGGCGAAGTTCGGCGAAGCACGCGTGATCGATTCGCCGATTTCCGAGATCGGCATTGTGGGCGCGGCGGCTGGCGCGGCGCACATGGGGCTGCGTCCCGTCGTCGAAATGCAGTTCATCGACTTCATCGCCAACGCGTACGACATCCTCACCAACTACGTGGCCACCGCGCGCTACCGCGCGTTCCTGCCGTGCCCGATGGTAGTGCGTGGCCCGAGTGGCGGCTACGTGCGCGGCGGACCGTTCCATTCGCAGAATCCCGAGGCGGGTTTCATCCACACGCCAGGCCTCAAGGTCGTTTATCCATCGACCGCCGAAGACGCCTATGGACTCATGAAGGCCGCAATCCGCGACGAGGACTGCGTGCTCTTCTTCGAACACAAGTACCTCTATCGTCGCGTGAAGGGCACGCTCCCCTCAGGAGATGGGGTCGTGCCGATCGGCAAGGCGCGCACGGCGCGGGAAGGAAAGGATCTGTCGATCCTCACCTACGCCGCCGCGACGTGGAAGGCGTTGGAAGCCGCCGAACAGCTGGAGCGCGAAGACGGCCTCTCGGTGGAGGTGATCGACCTGCGCAGCCTTGCCCCACTCGACGACGAGGCGATCCTGGCATCGGTGCGCAAGACCAGCCGCGCGCTCGTCGTGCACGAGGATACGCGCACGGGTGGCATCGCCGGAGAGATCACCGCACGCATCAACGAGTCCTGCTTTTCCTGGCTCGACGCACCGGTGATGCGCGTGACGGCGCACGACATTCCGCTCCCCTACGCGCCGCAGCTCGAGGACTTCGTGCTGCCACAGTCGAGCGACGTGGTGCGCGCGGCCCGCTGGGTCGCCGCGTACTGA
- a CDS encoding beta-lactamase family protein — MRLLVASLSLLAACAAGSQSPLVSAPTTELAARGIDSRAVHDSMVAVLTRAMRDSAFPGAVAIAGTRSGVIAKAVAGHLDRAAGSPVPDENTVWDMASLTKVLALTSAVMQLTAQGKIDLTASVQRYLPEWTGPWKDQVKVRDLLTHTAGLPAWRPLYKETETKDAAIRLVLSTPLEAAPNTRMVYSDLGAILMGEIVKRVSGESFDGYVRKHVFGPLGMTHTRFLPPSSWSSQIAPTEVDPWRQRHLRGEVHDENAYRLGGVSSHAGLFSTAGDLARFGRMMLNHGRLDGVQVLDSATIDRFTTPQVPQLSARGIGWETANGSNSGGHRMSKRAFGHTGFTGTSIWIDPERDVFVVLLSNRVNPTRENRRIGEVRISLADAVMAAIGAR, encoded by the coding sequence ATGCGCCTCCTCGTTGCGTCCCTCTCGCTGCTCGCGGCGTGTGCCGCCGGCAGCCAATCGCCACTCGTTTCCGCGCCCACCACCGAGCTCGCTGCGCGCGGCATCGATTCGCGCGCGGTACACGACTCCATGGTGGCCGTACTGACCCGTGCCATGCGCGACAGCGCCTTCCCGGGCGCCGTGGCGATCGCCGGCACGCGCAGCGGGGTCATTGCGAAGGCTGTCGCCGGCCACCTCGATCGCGCGGCCGGTTCACCGGTGCCTGACGAGAACACCGTCTGGGACATGGCGTCCCTCACCAAGGTCCTCGCGCTCACGAGCGCCGTCATGCAGCTGACCGCTCAGGGGAAGATCGACCTCACCGCCTCGGTGCAGCGTTACCTGCCGGAGTGGACGGGCCCGTGGAAAGACCAGGTGAAGGTGCGCGATCTCCTCACGCACACCGCGGGGCTGCCAGCGTGGCGCCCGCTGTACAAGGAGACGGAGACGAAAGACGCGGCGATTCGGCTCGTGCTGTCCACGCCGCTCGAGGCGGCCCCCAACACCCGTATGGTTTACAGCGACCTGGGCGCGATCCTCATGGGTGAGATCGTGAAGCGCGTGTCCGGGGAGTCCTTCGACGGTTATGTGCGGAAGCACGTCTTCGGCCCGTTAGGCATGACGCACACGCGATTCCTCCCGCCGTCGTCGTGGTCGTCGCAGATCGCCCCCACCGAGGTCGATCCCTGGCGACAGCGGCACCTGCGCGGCGAAGTGCACGACGAGAACGCCTATCGGCTGGGCGGCGTGTCGTCCCACGCCGGGCTGTTCTCCACGGCCGGCGATCTCGCGCGCTTCGGCCGAATGATGCTCAACCACGGCCGCCTCGATGGCGTGCAGGTGCTCGACTCGGCGACCATCGACCGATTTACCACGCCACAGGTCCCGCAGCTCTCGGCGCGCGGCATCGGGTGGGAGACGGCCAATGGCAGCAATTCGGGCGGGCACCGGATGTCGAAACGCGCCTTCGGCCATACCGGCTTCACGGGAACCTCAATCTGGATCGACCCCGAACGCGACGTGTTCGTCGTCCTGCTCAGCAACCGCGTGAATCCCACTCGGGAGAACCGACGCATCGGCGAGGTCAGGATCTCGCTCGCCGACGCCGTCATGGCGGCGATCGGGGCACGGTGA
- a CDS encoding inositol-3-phosphate synthase produces MQGSSPSTPRVNILPATGKLGILTPGLGAVATTFIAGVESVRRGHTKPIGSLTQMATVRLGKRTEGRSPLIKDFVPLTGLDDIVFGAWDPIADDAYTAARKAGVLEERDLAPVADFLKTIVPMKAVFDSRYVTRLTNTTNVKQGKNKRDLAEQLRQDIRDFKARTGCERVVAVWCASTETFIKPGAQHATVAAFEAAMEANDDSIAPSMLYAWACIMEGVPYCNGAPNLAVDTPALIQLANEKGVPISGKDFKTGQTWMKTVIAPGLKARMLGLAGWYSTNILGNRDGEVLDDPASFKTKEESKLSVLHTILQPEVYPDLYKDFSHVVRINYYPPRGDNKEGWDNIDIVGWMGYPMQIKVNFLCRDSILAAPIVLDLALLSDFAMRAGMKGIQEWLSFYYKSPMAAAGLQPEHDLFIQQTKLKNTLRHLMGEEQITHLGLEYYAS; encoded by the coding sequence GTGCAGGGTTCGTCTCCCTCGACACCGCGTGTCAATATCCTCCCGGCGACGGGCAAGCTCGGCATCCTCACACCGGGCCTCGGCGCCGTTGCGACCACCTTTATTGCGGGCGTCGAGAGTGTGCGCCGAGGGCACACAAAGCCCATCGGTTCGCTGACGCAGATGGCCACCGTGCGGCTCGGGAAGCGCACCGAAGGCCGGTCGCCGCTGATCAAGGATTTCGTACCGCTGACGGGTCTGGACGACATCGTCTTCGGCGCGTGGGATCCGATCGCCGACGATGCCTACACTGCCGCGCGCAAAGCCGGCGTGCTCGAGGAACGTGATCTCGCTCCGGTGGCCGACTTTCTGAAGACCATCGTGCCGATGAAGGCCGTCTTCGACTCGCGATACGTCACTCGCCTGACAAACACGACCAACGTCAAGCAGGGAAAGAACAAGCGCGACCTCGCCGAGCAGTTGCGCCAGGACATCCGCGACTTCAAGGCGCGTACCGGGTGCGAGCGTGTCGTTGCGGTGTGGTGTGCCTCGACCGAGACGTTCATCAAGCCGGGAGCGCAGCACGCGACCGTGGCGGCGTTCGAGGCGGCGATGGAGGCGAACGACGATTCCATCGCGCCGTCGATGCTCTACGCGTGGGCCTGCATCATGGAGGGCGTGCCGTACTGCAACGGCGCCCCGAACCTCGCGGTGGACACGCCGGCCCTGATTCAGCTGGCCAACGAGAAGGGCGTGCCGATCTCGGGCAAGGACTTCAAGACCGGCCAGACGTGGATGAAGACCGTGATCGCGCCGGGGCTCAAGGCGCGCATGCTGGGCCTCGCCGGCTGGTATTCCACCAACATTCTCGGCAATCGTGACGGCGAGGTGCTCGACGATCCGGCGTCATTCAAGACCAAGGAAGAGTCCAAGCTGTCCGTCCTGCACACGATCCTGCAGCCCGAAGTCTATCCTGACCTGTACAAGGACTTCTCGCACGTCGTGCGCATCAACTACTACCCGCCGCGCGGAGACAACAAGGAAGGCTGGGACAACATCGATATCGTCGGCTGGATGGGCTATCCCATGCAGATCAAGGTGAACTTCCTCTGCCGCGATTCGATCCTGGCCGCGCCGATCGTCCTCGACCTGGCGCTCCTGTCGGACTTCGCGATGCGGGCAGGCATGAAGGGGATCCAGGAATGGCTGTCTTTCTACTACAAGAGCCCGATGGCGGCGGCCGGACTGCAACCGGAACACGACCTGTTCATCCAGCAGACCAAGCTGAAGAACACGCTGCGCCACCTCATGGGCGAAGAGCAGATCACGCACCTGGGGTTGGAGTACTACGCGTCGTGA
- a CDS encoding 2-oxo acid dehydrogenase subunit E2, with protein MPQMGESIAEGTMSRWLKKVGDSVKRDEPLFEISTDKVDAEIPAPSAGVLAEILVTDGQTVPVQTVVARLETDASVAVSATAPAPAPAAAPPAPAPAASPAAAATATASAASPVPAPAAPHAAAGSFEDRVRTKSSPLVRKIAAEHGIEISGLSGSGIAGRVTRKDILEHIAKGPAARPDSAASSGAGTVAPSMYAPAGFGFEPPQVTSWPGDVVEPMSRIRRLTAGHMVYSKHTSAHVTSFFEVDLTRVARVRAKLRGAFEAQYGEKLTFLPFITQAVVQGLRAFPVVNAAVRGTDIVFRKQYNIGIAVALDWGLIVPVVKRADTLNLVGLTKGINDLATRARGKKLKPEDVQDATFTITNPGVFGSVMGTPVIPQPTVAILGLGTIEKRPKVMTGPDGEDTIAIRTCCYLSLSFDHRVVDGADADQFMAFVKKTLETIPEGGY; from the coding sequence ATGCCCCAGATGGGGGAGTCGATCGCCGAAGGCACGATGTCGCGCTGGTTGAAGAAGGTGGGCGACAGCGTCAAGCGCGACGAACCGCTCTTCGAGATCTCGACGGACAAGGTGGACGCCGAGATCCCTGCGCCATCGGCCGGTGTGCTGGCCGAGATCCTCGTGACCGATGGGCAGACGGTGCCCGTGCAGACCGTGGTCGCGCGACTGGAAACGGACGCCAGCGTGGCGGTGTCTGCCACGGCACCAGCGCCGGCGCCCGCCGCTGCTCCGCCAGCACCCGCACCCGCGGCGTCTCCCGCGGCCGCGGCGACCGCGACAGCGTCGGCCGCGTCTCCCGTGCCAGCTCCCGCCGCCCCGCATGCGGCCGCGGGCTCGTTCGAAGACCGTGTTCGTACGAAGTCGTCGCCGCTCGTGCGCAAGATCGCCGCGGAACACGGGATCGAGATCAGTGGCCTCTCGGGTTCCGGAATCGCGGGGCGCGTGACCCGAAAGGACATCCTCGAACACATCGCCAAGGGGCCCGCTGCGCGCCCGGACAGCGCTGCCTCGAGCGGAGCGGGCACCGTGGCGCCGTCGATGTACGCGCCCGCCGGGTTCGGATTCGAGCCTCCGCAGGTCACGTCCTGGCCGGGTGATGTCGTCGAGCCGATGTCGCGTATCCGGCGGCTCACCGCCGGGCACATGGTCTACTCCAAGCACACCTCGGCGCACGTCACGTCGTTTTTTGAGGTCGACCTGACGCGAGTCGCCAGGGTCCGTGCGAAGCTGCGCGGTGCGTTCGAGGCGCAGTACGGCGAGAAGCTGACGTTCCTGCCCTTCATTACTCAAGCGGTGGTGCAGGGGCTCCGCGCGTTCCCCGTGGTGAATGCAGCGGTGCGCGGCACCGACATCGTGTTCCGCAAGCAATACAACATCGGCATTGCCGTCGCGCTCGATTGGGGCCTGATTGTTCCCGTCGTCAAGCGCGCCGACACGCTCAACCTCGTTGGCCTCACCAAGGGCATCAACGACCTCGCGACGCGTGCCCGCGGCAAGAAGCTCAAGCCTGAAGACGTGCAGGACGCCACGTTCACCATCACCAACCCAGGAGTGTTTGGTTCGGTCATGGGCACGCCGGTGATTCCGCAGCCCACGGTGGCGATCCTTGGCCTTGGCACCATCGAGAAGCGGCCGAAGGTCATGACCGGGCCGGACGGTGAGGACACCATCGCCATCCGCACCTGCTGCTACCTCTCGCTCTCCTTCGACCATCGCGTCGTCGACGGCGCGGATGCCGACCAGTTCATGGCCTTCGTGAAGAAGACCCTCGAGACGATTCCCGAGGGCGGCTACTGA
- a CDS encoding CDP-alcohol phosphatidyltransferase family protein — MVTIWEAIKRGYLRVIAPVADWMVARRISPNAITTVGTLCSMAAGVIYATGHISIAGWVLGLTALFDVLDGTVARRTGRATVFGAFYDSTLDRVADGAVLGGLIVFFARNEMHHGVPDWIATPMVGVVLLGIIGTFLTSYTRARAESLGIDAKVGILQRPERVTLLSAPQAFFGLALDGWVLIAICILLSVTAWITAVQRIIYVYRVTLAVPNGEATEPEVAPLDTPVHTAAASSLSR, encoded by the coding sequence ATGGTCACTATCTGGGAAGCGATCAAACGCGGCTATCTCCGTGTCATTGCCCCGGTGGCTGACTGGATGGTCGCGCGTCGCATCAGCCCCAATGCGATCACGACGGTGGGGACGCTGTGTTCGATGGCTGCCGGCGTCATCTATGCCACGGGACACATCTCGATCGCGGGCTGGGTGCTTGGCCTCACGGCGCTGTTCGATGTGCTCGATGGGACCGTCGCTCGGCGGACGGGTCGGGCGACCGTCTTTGGCGCGTTCTACGACTCCACCCTGGATCGCGTCGCAGACGGCGCCGTGCTCGGCGGCCTGATCGTTTTCTTCGCGCGCAACGAGATGCACCACGGCGTTCCGGACTGGATCGCCACGCCCATGGTTGGCGTCGTGCTCCTCGGCATTATCGGCACCTTCCTGACGTCGTACACGCGTGCTCGCGCCGAGAGTCTGGGCATCGACGCCAAAGTCGGCATCCTGCAGCGCCCCGAGCGTGTGACGCTGCTCTCCGCACCGCAGGCGTTCTTCGGCCTTGCCCTCGACGGGTGGGTCCTCATCGCCATCTGCATCCTGCTGTCCGTCACCGCCTGGATCACCGCCGTGCAGCGCATCATCTACGTGTACCGGGTGACGCTCGCGGTGCCCAATGGCGAGGCCACGGAACCCGAGGTCGCGCCGCTCGACACCCCGGTGCACACCGCGGCCGCATCGTCTTTGTCTCGCTAG